A portion of the Macrobrachium nipponense isolate FS-2020 chromosome 12, ASM1510439v2, whole genome shotgun sequence genome contains these proteins:
- the LOC135224797 gene encoding keratin, type I cytoskeletal 9-like, producing the protein MVKVREGEESLPTPTPTVTLTPTTPLSEPIAEPISPLPLAPTASMGVPPSPASSLSASGPVSPASSVNSAGDEPHHAYHRPYHHHSYYNYYGYHPWGRGGSTAGRRHSPHHHHHHHHYHHYQNGSSSSSSGHTSHYFGHHHHQNGSSTGGGGGGSGGGGGGGSGSGNGGGPPHHGSHHYSHNHNGSNGRNHYHHQHDGYYNHKGNYQNCYQGYQGGYHGGYSGKGRHKYSSRGGGGEDPWTSCLSMGGGGGGGVRGRGGGGRYKAISPSRSRGNSPRSRGSQNFSTSVPSLDDSLGSITVEMGGSGGLVGAGGTLVGGLEEGLTMASVEEGQHVVHLHINPGTTVNFTTEDGHVQRISG; encoded by the coding sequence ATGGTGAaggtgagggagggggaggagagccTCCCCACCCCTACTCCCACAGTCACCCTCACCCCCACGACGCCGCTATCTGAGCCCATCGCAGAGCCTATTAGCCCGTTGCCTCTCGCCCCGACGGCATCGATGGGCGTCCCTCCATCGCCCGCTTCGTCGCTGTCGGCCTCTGGGCCCGTCTCCCCGGCCTCCTCCGTCAATTCGGCCGGTGACGAGCCTCACCACGCCTACCATAGGCCCTACCATCATCACAGCTACTACAACTACTACGGCTACCACCCATGGGGGCGCGGCGGATCCACGGCGGGCCGACGTCACTCTCCgcaccatcatcaccatcaccaccatTATCACCACTACCAGaatggctcctcctcctcctcttccgggCACACTTCGCATTACTTCGGTCACCACCACCATCAGAATGGCTCCTCCacaggtggaggtggaggtggaagCGGAGGCGGAGGTGGCGGCGGCAGTGGCAGTGGCAATGGTGGTGGTCCTCCGCACCATGGTAGCCACCATTACTCTCACAACCACAACGGAAGCAACGGAAGGAACCATTACCACCACCAGCACGACGGTTACTACAATCACAAGGGAAATTACCAGAACTGCTACCAGGGCTACCAGGGCGGCTATCACGGAGGCTACTCGGGCAAAGGCAGGCACAAGTACTCCagcagagggggaggaggagaagacccCTGGACCAGCTGTCTCAGCATGGGCGGTGGCGGCGGCGGGGGCGTAAGAGGACGAGGCGGAGGAGGTCGCTACAAGGCCATCTCGCCGTCCCGCTCCAGAGGCAACTCTCCCCGTTCGAGGGGTTCGCAGAATTTCTCCACTTCGGTGCCGTCGCTTGATGACAGTCTTGGCTCGATTACCGTGGAGATGGGCGGATCAGGGGGCCTAGTGGGTGCGGGAGGCACTCTTGTAGGAGGTCTAGAGGAAGGTCTTACTATGGCGTCCGTGGAAGAAGGGCAGCACGTCGTCCATTTGCACATCAATCCTGGAACCACCGTCAACTTCACCACAGAAGATGGACACGTCCAAAGGATTTCAGGTTAG